The DNA sequence AACACTGAGAGATACTAAAGCTAAAAACAGGTGAGAATTTCActacaacatttaaatgacagCATTGAGAGgaaaattttaatgttttaacagtGTTACTGCAGTTTGAAAATTAACTATATCATAATTGTTTTTCAGCAAGACACAGTCATGAAGGTGTTCGTGATACTAGCCGTTGCAGTGTTGTCTGGTAAGTTGCAAGCTCCTGGTTTTTACCTTTAAGCAACATTTCAGTATAGCTAAGTCAACAAGCAGAAATCATAGTATGGGCTCAGCAGCTAAAAGCAAGTAAAATATACTGAACTGCTCTGAAAGTGTTCTTGTCTCCATCCAATAGGCTGTCATGCCAACCTCTTCTATGCTGATGCACCCAAGCCACAGATGGAAGTGCTGACTGATGCTTTCTGGGACTACATTGCCAAGGCCACTGAGACAGCTGATGACACCCTCCATATGATCAGGAAGTCACAGCTTGGAGAGGAAATCAAGTAAGTTTTGTGACATACAGTGCCAGGGGTGTCTGACATGTGTCACATGTTTGGGATTTGTATGGTATTACACAAATTTCTGatcatatttttctgttttctagTGCCCGCCTAGCAGAGAGTGCTGACATAGCCAACAAATATGCAGTCACTCTGCAGGAGCAGCTTCCCCCTGCAGCCCAGGACCTGATGACCAAGATCACCGCAGAAGCTGATGTTCTCAGAAATGTGCTGACCCAGGAACTGAGCACTGTCAGGGGAAAGCTGGAACCTTACACAGAGGACATGAAGGCCCAGATCCAGCAGAGGGTGGAGCAGCTGAAACAGGAGCTCGCCCCCTACGCAGACTCCATGGACTCCGATGCTCTGAAAACCACCCTGATGCAGAGGAGTGAGGAGCTGAAGATCAGCCTGGAGCAGAGTGTGAAGGACCTGCAAGCTCAGTTGGGGCCCTACACTGATGACCTGAGGCAGAAGGTGGACAAGCACCTGCAAGATTTCCAAGATAGTGTGGCTCCCATGACCGAGAAGGTCCAGGTTGAGCTGAGTCAGAGAGCCAGTCTGGTGAAACAGATTGTTGCCCCATATGCTGAAGACCTGAGGGAAAAGCTGGACCCCTACGCTCAGGACCTCCAGGCTCAGCTTATGTCCCTCTACCAGTCCTTTGTCAACGCCAACTAAGTGAACTTCTACACTATGCTCCATCATGTATCAAGATGCTGGCCTTGTACTGTAAAGCAAATTAAACTGGACAACAACATAATATTTATTGCTTAGTGCAACAGTTGCAAAGCAAACCTCTGCACTTGTCAACCATGTatatactttgtttttattgtgtgttgtgAAGTTGGAAACTATAACGTTTTTGTAAATTCTGTAAgttataaaagaaataaatagaataatcTAGAAAATATAAATCTGGTAAGtcttattctgtatttttctgttgtttaaccatccttccaaatCTATTTCTATACAGTAGCCCTGGTGCACTTTAGAGCATACTGTGTGTTTAATATTCATTCTGAAAGAAGGATGATTGATGATTATAAGTCACACAGGTACAGATGGGACACATGCTGTATTTTTCCCAGGAGAAAACTAGTATTTTGACTTCATCTCCCGTGTCTTAACATGTCCGGGCTCCTCTCACAATTTTGTCTCCTAGTTTCTCCAGAGGCactattattcttattcttgtACTTGTTGACGCTTGTCATGAAACTGCACTCCTGTGGTCTTAACACTAAAATCAAGATATTGCTGTGAGAAACATGAATGACCGAAGTGATGTGAAAGAGGCTTTGACAATTTTCTAATTAGATATCACATACTGTAGAATGAAAGGTGCTCTAAAATTCAGGTGCATTTAAAACATCTACAATTGTGCAACtatattgttttttaacataCAACACAAAGCTTTACCCTCCCCCTGGTGACAGTGCCAGCATCCAACGTGGAGGGTCAGAGTCCAATGACAATACcgcatacacactcacatgcacacccaACTTCCACAGTGCATATTTGGTCCATGGTAACTTCAAAACAAAGAGATAACAAAACccacattgaaaaaaaatgtattgagtcATTCTTGAGATATCTCACAAGTTAAATCCCTATTTAGAAATTTGAAAGCATTTAGTCTTATTTGAAGATAGAAGGACTGTGATTTGAcagattacttttgtttttgactgATTCACTTTTCTTCTTAGAGCATAAGGCCACAGTGTGTAACCCATTCTGATTCAAAACAGTAACAACCTATTTTGTGAGTATCAACAATTCTTGCAAATACATCTATACGTTTGTTGGTTATAAATCAGTACTTTATTTTATCTGAAACTTCCTTGAATTCAGTCTGCCCTTAATATAACTACTGAATTTTAAGGTTCTACAATCAGTGAGACACAAACTAATCAAATGACAGCAAAGCTCAGAGAGACTACAAATGCAAACCtgatctcacacacagagaaggaCTATTCATTATTCACACTGTTCACACTGCATTATCAGTCAAGACAGTAAAAGGGCATCGTTAGGCCTTGATCCCAACTGCTGCTTTTTAATACTAGGGGCTAGACGTGTGTCTGCCCCATTCAATCTCTACGACGCAGACCACTGAGGTGGGGGTTCCTTTTTGATGCAGGACTTTCTTTGAACGAGACacatcttgtttgttttggattttttttttttacggtaATGAGAAACAGAGATCCAGTCTTGTTTTGATGTAGATTAGATGTTACTGGACTATTGCATTCTGATTTGATAAGCTGATCAGTGCCTGTAGAGATGAGAGATTGCTGTCTCACGTTGTTTGTCATTGTAAATTCTCTCAAACTGTGCTTTTGTTCCAACTTGTTGTCCCCTATGGGCTAGGCTGGTTTTAGATAGCCCAGCCCATAAGGGAactttattatataatacaatacaataagaGATGTGTTGTTTCCACAGATTACTTGAAAATTCAATCTTTTATCAACAGTTCTTACTTGAAAAGAAATGAATACCATAAGCTTCAAAAAGGTAGTTTATTTTGGAAAGCAAAAATAATGTGATGCAATTTGTACAAATTTGGCAGTTTAGCCTTCTGCTTTATTGTTCATACAATACAGAAAGTGGCTCTTAATCTACAGGCTTGACATGTATTTTATAGGTTTAAGCAGTAAAAAAAGTCAGCTGTTGAAACAATGGATTGGGTTGGTTATTTGTAGGGTTGGCAGACTGATCAACAGCTTCTCCCATTCTTGTGTCAAATTGACCTTGAACAAAATATTACACCtgtctatgtatatgtgtagtGAAAAAGTTTAACTCCTTTTGGACAAAGCGTAAGTAATGCAACAGTGTCACTGTTTTTACCAAATAAGTTGTTAGTATGTGCCATGTCAATACAAGAGGCTACACTGCCACCCAGTGGTGAAACTATGGCAGAGCAGTGTGAAGACTTAAATGTGAAtcaaatatttctgtttttattagtttcatAAAGGGTAATTTAGAATGAATGAGTGGGCACAGGTTCTCTGTGGCTAGCATTTAGTTGCAATTAAATATTCTGTATCAACCTTTCAAAATTTCCATTTTGTTGAATATCCCTGCACAAGCATGTATGCAATGGTTTAATAAAGCTGaaatatgtatacagtatatctcaaacacaacagagaCAGTTAATTGTTCCCTTTTTGTTAAGTAAACATGCAATACAAAATGTCTTAATTTGAAGTTTttgaaacagcagcagtagatGTTTTGCTaaaaaaattatgaaataaactCAGCATgattaaaaatactaaatgaagacagaaagaacGTGCAAAACAAGTTCACTTTAATCAGCATTTGAGATAGATAAGAGATCCTGAGCACCTGTCTTGgacaatgaaaatgtgtttggtgTTGTTTGTTTGCCAGGAATGAGGAACAAAAGGTACAAAATCATGTAAGTAATGTTCATTTACTATTTTTAACTTTGGTGACGCAACATACCTGTGTGAATGTCCATGAACTTCTATTGCTTGCCAGTCACTTTGAAATCTACTAAAGTTTGGTGAGATTTTAATATGATGAGGTGTCAGAAAATTACACATTACTTCTAGTTGGGATTTCAGAGACCTCATGAGTTTTATAACAATTTGTTTATAAGAGTGGCCTACAGGGATTTAGATTTAGAGTTCTCTCGGGTCTAATTAAAGCAAGATTATGTAACTTCTGCAGAGCAGCAGGAACAGCGGCCTCTGCTGCCAGTGATAATTACAGGATTTTGGTGCATTTAATTATCTTGATATCTGAGCATTTAGGATACTGCACTATCGTAACAAGAGAGAACACTATTTGAAGTGGAGCAGACTTCAACACTTCTGCCATGTCTAGACTGCTAGCAAAGCGTCAGCTGGACATTTAGCGGCAGCAGTCTGGCATCCCTCACTGTGCTTCTGGCAGATGTTACTTCCATGATCATCAACATCTGGACccacagcagctgtgtgctAAAATGCTAACAGCTAGCATTATACTGACTTATGTTACGATCATTTTCATACACCGTGGAAAATCCAGTCAGGTGGCTGctagtatgtgtatgtgtgttagttcATAGTTACATATTGGTAAAATAACAAGTTATTGTAATTCACCTAAGGGCTCATCAGGCGAGCCAGATGTCACTTATTAGCTAAACACCCATCTGCaccatatacagtctatgatctgCACATACTCATAGAATTGACGTTACATAATGCAGCCGTTCAGGGCACGGAGTGGGGATGAAAGAGGTGCCGTTCTCCCAATCATATGTCAGTGTACCGTCACAGTGATTTTGAAGCTGAAGGTAAAATAATCACATAATGTTGCTTTGAGCCTACATATAACTAATGGCATTATGTAGAATAACATACGGTATAGAGTATTTCTTTGTATGTGATTGACACCTTGACAAAcaaaattattatatatatacagtaccagccAACAGTTTGGACCTGGTATTGTGTATGCTAATGAATACATgttataacatttaaaacattgcaTATTTCCCTATGCTTTGTGGTCATGTTGTGGTCATTTAATTTTTCACCTTCATCACTGTACTACAGTACGTTtttacatacagacacacatatttgAAGGGGGAAACATTGTTGTGTCGTGGTTTTCATACAAGGCAACAGGACTGAGGACCCAGAAACAGGATCACAGCCAGGACAGGTTCAGTTTAAGaaactttacttttttagtAGTGATAAAATATACAAGAAGTAATTATCTGTAATTATGGGCAGGAACAAATAAACAAGATTTTGATTCAAAACTTATAGAAATATAAAGATCTGGGGAAGTGAGAAAGGCTGAAggagtgttagggttagggttagggtaacaGCAAGaattattgatttgtttttacacatacagcagcagggtcTGTGTGACCCTAAACAAACCATCCCAAACAAGGACAAGTCAATGTCAACTATTGTTCTGCATGACATTTGAAAAATGACTCTTGACTGTAGCTGCAGGATGGTCCATCAAAGCTGAATGTCCATCAGTCAacgtgtatttgtgtgtacCTGCTTACGGAGTCTACAGGCAGATTGTGTGGTCCTTGTATGTATTCTTGGTATGTGCACAGCTCAtttttccaacctttttaacacttttatgcGTCATAACTAAGATGACAGATGAGATGAGCAGAGTATTATCAGTGTCTTTGTCCTTTGTGTTGTTGACTGTCTGGTATGTGCTTTTTACACCGATCCTCTTTCAACATACTACCTCCTTGTATTGCAAAAGTTTGGCAATGCAACGCATTTTCTTAACTGATCAATCTAGCTTTTTCTgaaactaaaaacataaaaatcttaAAAGGCTTCCCTGTCCTGAATAGaacatttgtgtatgtttgtacagGTTTTATTTTTGCAACAGGCATCCGTTTCGGTATATTTCCTTCTATGAAGCATATCACACTAATATGGTATTCATATTGTCATTTATACTTTTACCTGTATGTTCAGATGCTGTATCATGTATGTCACACAGCCCATTTCACTACTGATaatgacatgcaacaacaaatctgttaaaaaatgtttttaatttgacttttgtttttcacttttatacaaataataataatttcagtcAAAGCACAGCAAGACCACTCCGCTCATTGCCAACATTagtgagattaaaaaaatgtatacaatGTTTTCATGGTTGCACTGgtacatcaaatggaaatattcctGTTGTCTTGTGTATTATGTTTCACATGTCCCTGTAATTTAGGCTGAAATTTAGAAATGTAGGTACCTTTGCAGATTTGATTATCTTAGGAAATGAAGTACTGTAAATATCTGTGGGTTTTCATAATGCTTGGCCATGCATAATTTCAGCTGGGTTGAAAAAGGTGAACATCCAATCCGATCCTGTCAAAGTGTCTGGATAAATTGCAGTGAAGTGAAAACATCATCCATTAAGGGAACTTTAGCCATCTTCAATTAATCAGCAACAGATTGTTGTTGTAATATGTGCACTCAGTGAAGAGTCAACCTCTTTACAAAATGATCATCAATATTTTCATGCAAAAAGCTTTCTGACATTGGTTTGAGTAAAACCTTATGAATATAACTATCAAAGTGGagtactttttaaaattatgatTCTCAGATTCATCAAGGCTCCCCCTGAATTCCCAAAGCCTCAGATGTGCTCTAACGTGAACTGCATGATGTTGATGCAGACACATGGAAGTCTGCCTCAACCAACCATAAAATACACTGCTGACAGACAAAtactaataaaaacaacacgCAGTCAGATTTCAATAGGCAGGGGCATGGGTATCTGTATGTCAAAAATGTGGAGAAGCCTGTCATTACAAAAGCAGTAAAAACTACCTGCGCTAATTGGATGAAAAACAGTGCAACTGTCGTAACATCATTCCCATCATAATTAGCAGTCAGGTCTGTACTGAGAAAGATTCCTTGAGCTTGGCTGTGTTGAAATAACTAACTTCACATTGATGTCAGGTGAGTCTAGTTATTACATAATTCCCATGATCGATGAATAGATATGCATAAGTATGTGTTTAAATTACTCTTGggtatttcatattttttagtTTGATGTTGCTGTGTCACAGACATCTTTGTCTGTCTAAGTTTttaggtatttatttattttgtgaccTAAGAAGGTTAGTACACAAGtcactctggatggcattactctggcctccagcaccactttAAGGAACCtgggagttatatttgatcaggatctgtccttcaattcccacataaaacaaatttcattTGCGTAATATTGGAAAAATCACCCATTCTGTCACAAAAtaatgctgaaaaactagtccatgcatttgttacttctaggctggtttattgtaattcattattatcaggctgtcctaacaagtctttTAATACCCTCCAGCTgctccagaatgcagctgcatgcatactgacaaaaactagaaagagagattatAGTACTCCCATTTCGgattcactgcattggcttcccatAAAATCTAGAATTGAAtttggttagagcacatgccatatacgcacccgaccccggttcaaatccttgatcggaggtcctttgccctcctctctcccatgtttcctgttggtctacagataaataaaggtgtctataccaacaaaatctttaaaaaaaaagaaaaaaagaaatccttctcctcactttcaaagctctcaatggtcaggctccatcatatctaaaagagcttatagtaccttatgtaccgaccagaacactgcgctcccagcgtGCAGGCTTACtggtggttcctagtatctctaaaagtagaatgggaggcagagccttcagctatcaggctcctctcctgtggaaccatctctCATATTCGGTCTGGGGgacagacaccctctctacatttaagagtaggcttaaaaaaTTCCTTtctgataaagcttatagttatccaatccaactttatttttttaagcacgttaaaacaaccaaagttgaccaaagtgctgtacaaaagaataaataagacatcataaataaaagacataacagCTCAAATGAGGTCCaaaattacatataaaatacaaaaataaattaaaagacataaagCAGGGCTGGCCAGGCTTGTCTTGGACCAGCTccagtttatgctgctataggcttagaccgccaggggactcccatgatgctttgagctcctctctcctcctccctctctctatctatccatctatctatatgcATTAAggttcatgtactattaatgcattcaataacctaaacttcttctccggagttgtctgtgctttcttgtctcacagataatctgggcctgtagacgtctggatgacagattccagtcccggaccttctaacttcaatgttgattttcattgtgttttcctctcctatccttcctctctctcctctctatcccaaccggtcgaggcagatggccgcccactttgatcctggttctgcctgaggtttcttcccgttaaaagggagtttttccttgccactaTCTGTGGCCAGTGCTTGCTCATGTCGGAATGTTGGGTCTaaaaaattaaacctgaagagtatGGTTTAGAGAtgctctgtgtgtaaagtgccttgagatgactttgttgtgatttggcgctatacaaagattgagattgattgattgactctTCTGTGTTGCTTTGTTGTCTCTGAACCTATATCAGGGTCCTGGATTTTACTAGAATGTGGTGGTGAAAGTACCCGtgtcacactgtcatttttcttctgacaaggTATGATGTAAGTCCTGACATAACATTGCTTCCAATGTTAGCCAGACTGACCAGTTGGGGGACTTTTGTACACAGAGGAGGAACCTTCTCATGCCTCTCCCCCACACCCTTGTTGTGTCTTTTCAGTGACATCCATAAGCCTGTAAGTGAAACcaattaaagttatttttagattttttcccccctttcaaATTCGTTTTAATTGTCTGATTGTGACAAATGAATTCCTAGTGGTCAACAAGTCAAGAGTAGATGTAAATATTGTTGTGCAGGCAGCAGAGTGGTTAAAACGTTTAATTGAGAGGAGTTTCATGTAGTATTATCATTAGTATCCTGGACATCTCAACATGGGGAGGAGTTGTAGCATTTAACATGTGACAATGTGACATGTGTGGTATTTGTTGTTTTGGAGATTGTATGATACTGTTCATTcagaaacataaatgtttattattataactaattaaagcatttttgaatatatgtttagtttttcttctttttaatttggTCTTTGTTCTTGTTCCTGTTctctcaacatttttttaaatattgtcacttgttctgttaTTATctgcttgtcaatcaactgtaaagcactttgaactgcaGTAACTTGTATGataggtgctatataaataaagtttgattgattgattgattgattgattgattgattgattgattgattgattgattgattgattgatatatacTCAGTAATGTGTAATGATACAGCTGCCATTTTATGTTCAACCGACTGACTTATTGACACCCTACTAACAGTTGTGTTACCATAAACAGATAGATAACATATACATTTAgagatacattaaaaaaactaaacatcataATAATGAGAACGAACAACAGATACATACTCATATAAGTGAGTACTGAGAGTTTAAAAATTTCCATCCAGACTCTTTTCATTGGCCATGAAAAAAACACTTCCTGTAAGGTTGTAAGAATCTGTGTAGATCAGTTACACACACTgtccaaaataaaatgtgatagTAATCTGTCAAATAGCTGTTAACATATTTCAATGAGACAGATTTGGTCTCTTCTGCATGTGTATGGATTATTCTGTTTGACAGAGACTTTACCTTCTGTTGGGCTCTTTTTTCTCAACTGCACATGAAGTTATTTGCCTAAGTGTACTAAAATCTGCATATTCTTAAACAGCCCACAGCTTGTGTTAATAGGCaataagcagtgtgtgtgtgtgtgtgtgtgtgtgtgtgtgtgtgtgtgtgtgtgtgtgtgtgtgtgtgtgtgtgctctcctGTCCTCGCTTTGAGTTCTGCTCCACTAGTGGTGCCATTTCAAGTATTATGACTAAAACTAGATCAACTGGTTGAAGAACTTCTGTCACAAAGTACATAAAGGTGAGGACACGTGTCACACCAGAGGTCTGCGCACAttcaaatgaagagaaaatgtTAGTTTAGAAGTGATGCACATGTGCGatgaacttttttattttattttatatcatttccCCTCTTTGAGACTTGCTTCAGCAGTTGAAGGCATTTCAAACGTTTAGTTGTTCAGTTAAACAATATTTATCGTACAGTTTTGTCAAAGTCTTTCTCATACACAAAGCTAACCATTTTCCTTGAGGCATTAAAGGAGTATATTTGTCAGACAGCTGAATTCTTGACTGGCCTAGAGGGCAGACTGTGGTTGCCATGTTTAATTAGTGAGACATTTCATGTTTGTGGAAGGACATGTTAGGTATCACAAACTAAACTGTATCTTCACTTGAGTAGGAGTTTTTGACATATTAGGTAGAGCTGTAGCTTATACAGTAGACTTGAAAACTAATACATTGGAAGAGATAGCAGATCAGCTCAAAAATAAACTAAAGCATTTAGATGTGTTGATATTTCAGTTGCATTTATTTGTAGATATtttcattgattcatttattatttattttgaatactgtatatttaccaTTTTGTGGATATTAATTTACAATAATGTATAACTGCATAACTGCAATTGTTATGCTGATACTTCACCTCGTCAAGGTAAGAGCATTTACTTACTTGTATTGTTGCAAAAAGTAGTATCTTTGAGTTTGAATTTAATTCATTTGGGTACTctaataatatttgttttattcattttcagccTTTTGAGCCTTTGTTTATAGGTAAGGGTTTTTGTGTCATGAAATTAGATCAAAAGAAAACTTTTAATTGaataaaacttaattaaaaTATCTTTGTTGCTACTATGGTAAAACCATATATAGACCAATATTACTTGGATTTGCAGGGTTACAAAGTGGGCAccttttaaatctaaaaatagCATAATGCATACATGAATATAGACTATACAAATGCAGGGtaggttattttaaaaaatggaatgTACTTTTGTATCTCACaatgtaatttgttttattCCTAAGACATGGATTATGACCAGGACTTGGAcataattgaaataaataaaggtaaGATGgggtaaatattttattaaagtttatATACTCCATATAAGTATATAAATGAGATAGTATATTTCTTGCACCAGCAAAGAAAGCACACTACTGGTTCACATGGTCTCCTGTAACAATATCCTGCTATGTACTGTTATAGTTTTTGTTGCAGCTTTCGGTGACAACAGCAGTCACCTTTTTGTTTACCTTCCAGGTCTGGATTTATTTGAGGGTGACATTATGCAAGTAAGTAATGagcaacatttattattttgcaATATTTTTTGCTGGATAGCTTGTTGAgtttgttttgattgttttaatgCCTTTATATCACACAAGGAAATTAGTATGAAAACAAGGGTTACCAGGAATGCCGTTTTGGATAAGAAGCAGCTGTGGGAAATCCCTGTTCCTTATGTATTAGAGGACAGTCTTGGTGAGTTATCATGCAATCAGTAGACCTTCTCTCTTGATCACTGTTTATTCATTGCTGAGGTACAATCAAACCTGAAAACAAAGTACAtcctaataataatgattttattgtatatgagcacagatatGAATGCTAAAGGAATCATTCTCCAGGCCTTTGAGCATTTCCGATTGAAGTCATGTATTGATTTCAAGCCCAGAGAGTCCGAGGAATACTACCTTTCAGTCAGAAGCAATAGAGGGTAATTCTGCTTTTCCACACACATAATCTGCTAACTTTCCACATTTACTCCATCTACTATTTACCaattctctctctgcaggtgcTATTCTTATGTTTCAAGGATTATTAAAAGTGGCCAAGTTGTTTCCATCGGTCGGCGATGTGATCATCTCGGCATAGTAGAGCATGAGTTTCTCCATGCTCTAGGCTTTTATCATGAACAATCAAGATATGACAGAGATGACTACGTAACCATCATTTGGAAAAACATCATGGACGGTTTGATAATAACATCCTCATCTTTCAAAACATTTGTTTGATATACCTTACCATGGCAATACGTAAAACCATTGTTAGACTAACATATAAAactcattgatttttttctcaacCAATACAATGTATCTTTCATTTCTATGCTTGACATAATAGAAGGCAAACAGGAATGTGCGTCACTTTTCAGAGATTTTTGCAGTTTGGATTTATAAAATCTGATGTCATAATTTCgttcttgttttgtctttttgatcAACAGGACACCAGAGTAATTTCCAGAAATTATCCCCGAAATATAGTACAACATTTAATGCTTCATATGACTACTTATCAGTATTGCACTACGGCCAGAATTACTTCTCCAAAAACTCAGGAATGACAATTGGCACTAAATTACCACAGTACCAGGACAAAATTGGCCAGAGAATGGAAATGAGCCACACTGATGTCTATAAATTGAATCGCCTGTATAGCTGCAGTAAGTTTCCACTGTAAGCATGCTGGTGAGAATGATGCACTTCCTCATTAAACATACTTaaaaagacatgttttaatTGTGTCTTATTTGAagtatgtttttgttgtgtgaCCGCAGATGCATCAGTTTCTTTTATGGGGCATTGCACCTTCTCCGATGTTGACATCTGTGGGATGAGCTATTGTGAAAAAGGCTTGACCAAAGGTTGGAAGAGAatgagctctgctgctggagGGCCTTTTACTGACCACACCAGCCTTGACAAGAAGGGGGGTAAAGCACCTAACACTAACTTTCTGAAGATTTGTCCCAACAAACTAGATATAAGGTTATAACTGCGGTatcaaatataacaataataagcTTATAAATGCCGAACTTAAACACTCCCCAGGTTATTTCATGCATGTTAGCACATCATCTGGTCATGAGGGAGACTCAGCCTGGCTGGAGACCGACAAGATGAGCCCCACTAGGAAGTGTCATGTACAGTGTCTCCAGTTCTTCTACTATCACAGTGGGAGCGAGTCAGACCAGCTCAACATCTGGATCAGGGAGTTCCAGGATGAGAAAGACTCTACAGGAAATCTCCGCCTCATGGGTCAGATCACTGGTaaggaaaacagagagaaaagtaTTGAAATTGTGTTCTATGTAATCTGACATGAAATTCCTCTTTTAGAGAAAGCAGGTTGACTAGTTTTATTGCTGCTTGATCATGACTCAGTATT is a window from the Scomber japonicus isolate fScoJap1 chromosome 10, fScoJap1.pri, whole genome shotgun sequence genome containing:
- the LOC128366546 gene encoding apolipoprotein A-IV-like, which gives rise to MKVFVILAVAVLSGCHANLFYADAPKPQMEVLTDAFWDYIAKATETADDTLHMIRKSQLGEEINARLAESADIANKYAVTLQEQLPPAAQDLMTKITAEADVLRNVLTQELSTVRGKLEPYTEDMKAQIQQRVEQLKQELAPYADSMDSDALKTTLMQRSEELKISLEQSVKDLQAQLGPYTDDLRQKVDKHLQDFQDSVAPMTEKVQVELSQRASLVKQIVAPYAEDLREKLDPYAQDLQAQLMSLYQSFVNAN
- the LOC128366237 gene encoding meprin A subunit beta-like translates to MDYDQDLDIIEINKVFVAAFGDNSSHLFVYLPGLDLFEGDIMQEISMKTRVTRNAVLDKKQLWEIPVPYVLEDSLDMNAKGIILQAFEHFRLKSCIDFKPRESEEYYLSVRSNRGCYSYVSRIIKSGQVVSIGRRCDHLGIVEHEFLHALGFYHEQSRYDRDDYVTIIWKNIMDGHQSNFQKLSPKYSTTFNASYDYLSVLHYGQNYFSKNSGMTIGTKLPQYQDKIGQRMEMSHTDVYKLNRLYSCNASVSFMGHCTFSDVDICGMSYCEKGLTKGWKRMSSAAGGPFTDHTSLDNINAELKHSPGYFMHVSTSSGHEGDSAWLETDKMSPTRKCHVQCLQFFYYHSGSESDQLNIWIREFQDEKDSTGNLRLMGQITGEPTFDWQYHKVPLNAAKPFQVVFEVRKGNEDSLGGFSIDDINLSESECPHEVWQVKNFERLLTNTDYNTYLFSPRVYSTEGYAYQMVIALRETFFGVYFRLVSGDHDSTLEWPCPWRQITFIMLDQNPHIQEQMSYQITLTTDPSHTAFDNPRTAGRRSRVKEESVYVNPAHGVRSFLSLEELKNRDFLRGGTAVFLLSMKGLLS